One Engystomops pustulosus chromosome 7, aEngPut4.maternal, whole genome shotgun sequence DNA window includes the following coding sequences:
- the PTGR2 gene encoding prostaglandin reductase 2 isoform X3 has product MDGQVMTQTLYISVDPYLRCRMNEDTGTDYIGPWIISEVLDSSGIGVVEQSRHDHFKPGDIVTSINWPWQTKCLLQGNSLTKLDPSLVDGHLSHFLGAVGLTGLTAFLGIKEKGHVIPGANQTMVVSGAAGACGTLAGQIGRFLGCSRIVGICGTDEKCSLLTSEMGFDAALNYKENGLADKLRECCPDGVDVYFDNVGGEISDIVISQMMNSSHIILCGQISQYNKDVPYPPPLHPQTAAILKERNIARERFMVLNYADQHEIAIQQLSQWLKSGRLKVKETVVSGIENMAGAFVSMMKGGNIGKQIVQISG; this is encoded by the exons cGTTGCCGCATGAACGAAGACACAGGCACAGACTATATAGGGCCATGGATTATATCGGAAGTGTTGGATAGCAGTGGGATTGGAGTGGTGGAGCAAAGTAGACATGACCACTTTAAACCGGGAGATATTGTTACAAGTATTAACTGGCCCTGGCAGACTAAGTGCCTACTTCAAGGCAACTCTTTGACTAAG CTGGACCCGAGTCTCGTCGATGGGCACCTGTCACATTTTCTAGGTGCAGTTGGATTAACTGGTTTGACCGCTTTCCTTGGCATAAAAGAGAAGGGTCATGTGATTCCTGGCGCTAATCAAACCATGGTTGTTAGTGGCGCTGCTGGAGCTTGTGGGACATTGGCTGGACAA ATTGGACGATTCCTTGGTTGCTCTCGCATAGTTGGAATTTGTGGGACGGATGAGAAGTGTTCACTATTGACCTCAGAAATGGGTTTTGATGCCGCATTGAATTACAAGGAAAATGGTCTTGCAGACAAGCTAAGAGAATGCTGTCCTGATGGAGTGGATGTGTACTTTGACAATGTTGGAGGAGAAATCAGCGATATCGTGATTAGTCAG ATGATGAACAGCAGCCATATCATCTTATGTGGTCAGATCTCTCAGTACAACAAGGATGTTCCCTATCCACCTCCTCTCCATCCGCAGACAGCCGCCATCCTGAAAGAGCGCAACATCGCAAG GGAAAGATTTATGGTCTTGAACTACGCAGATCAACATGAGATTGCCATTCAGCAGCTGAGTCAGTGGCTAAAATCGGGAAGATTGAAG GTTAAAGAGACTGTTGTGTCAGGAATTGAGAACATGGCAg GCGCTTTTGTGTCCATGATGAAAGGTGGAAATATAGGAAAACAGATTGTGCAAATATCTGGATGA